The DNA sequence GCTGCTTTAAGTTTTCGTAGGCCTAACTTAATTCCTTTGACTTGCTCGAGGAACTTTGTAGATTCAGCTTTTGAGGCCTGTCATGGTTAGTTCAACCTCACAGATTCTTGAGAATCCCTCTAGCCGTAATAAATTTGTACCTTCTAGAAAGTTGGTAAAGCTTCCTGCTTGGTTGGAAGTCGCAAAGCCAAGATTGATTCCTTTGTTGCTGGCTACCACATTAGGAGGGATGGCTTTAAGTGAGGGTTGGCCGTTACCCTCTCCTAGGCTTGCATGCACGCTAGGTGGTGGAGCCCTTGCCGCTGCTGCTGCAGGTGCATTGAATTGCCTTTGGGAGCAGGATCTTGATGGTCGTATGGAAAGGACAAGTTCAAGAGCATTGCCTTCTGGACGTTTATCACCTTCTACTGTTTTTGCAGGTGCTATCTCTTGTACTTTGGCCGCTGCCACCCTTTTAGTAAGTGGAGTCAACTGTCTTGCCGCTGGTTTGTCGTTGTTAGGTATATGTTGTTATGTCTTGCTATATACAGCATTGCTTAAGCCACGTACATCTCAAAACATTGTTTTTGGGGGAGTGGCAGGAGCAATTCCTCCTTTGGTTGGAGCTGCTGCCGCTACTGGGCATGTAGGACTGAGTGGATGGTGGTTATTTGCGTTAGTGATGGTATGGACTCCAGCTCATTTTTGGGCCTTGGCAATTCTTCTGAAGGATGACTATAGGTCTGTTGGCATACCAATGCTTCCAGTAGTAAAAGGCTCTGTCTTTACGGCGAGGG is a window from the Prochlorococcus marinus str. MIT 9211 genome containing:
- a CDS encoding heme o synthase; translated protein: MVSSTSQILENPSSRNKFVPSRKLVKLPAWLEVAKPRLIPLLLATTLGGMALSEGWPLPSPRLACTLGGGALAAAAAGALNCLWEQDLDGRMERTSSRALPSGRLSPSTVFAGAISCTLAAATLLVSGVNCLAAGLSLLGICCYVLLYTALLKPRTSQNIVFGGVAGAIPPLVGAAAATGHVGLSGWWLFALVMVWTPAHFWALAILLKDDYRSVGIPMLPVVKGSVFTARAISRYGWATVFLSTFGVFALPDGGLLYGLLLIPFNGRLLQMVHRLASDPDDLTNAKGLFRWSILYMFGICLLLVISRFPLASQFHSQGIVLFTNIANTLSIA